The DNA sequence TCCTGGGGCAAAACTGTGTCAGAGCAGTGTCCTGAGTGCATTAGGATGGTTATTTTGCTTGGGGCATCTTAAATACCGGTGGAATTTGAATGCAGCTGGCAGGAGTTGCCTGTATGTTTGTTGTGAGGGATGCAGTGACTGGCACATGCTTTTGCTTGTGCAGGAATGAATGACCAGACCTTCCCTTTGCTCCTGTTGTGTCAGGTTTTGCCTAATAGGTCTTAGTTTTTACTCTTCTTTTCAGGTACCTTTGCTGAGAGGTGGCAGAGCAGCCTCAGGACATCACCACGATGGAGGATCACGCACCTGGCCAGGAAAAACACTTCTCATCAGGTGAGCACGTCCAGGAGGTGGTGGAAGGACCTGCCTGGCCCACTGCTGAGCTcagtggggagagggagagcagcGTGGTGGTACGAGGGGTCCTTGGGGACAgccttctgtgtgtgtgtggaaggACACTGTGGGtcagctggctgcagccagtgcGCCGTGGGGAGCCCAGCAGATGCTCCAGCATTCACAGTCGTAGGAGAATGCTGCTTGTGGACATCATTGTCCAGCACGAGCAGAACAACCCCTGGTATCCAGACTGGGGGTGATCCcgctgctgcagctttgcaaGTGTCTGTTTGTGTTCACTCCTCAGTTTGCTatgaaaacacagcactgttttTATTTGGGGTCACAGCTCAAGGATGCTGCTTGCTGCCTGCTTTCCTCACctgcacagggacacggggacagctGAACAGAGAGCTCTGGGAGTGGGGGCCATGCCAGAGTCTTCCTCACCATATTTCAGACCTGCATTTCTCcagaagcttttcctttctcattccGCCATGCTCCGCAATTGAGCTTGGAAACCCGCACAGCGCCAGCAAACCTGGTGGGACTCACTCCTGGCTATGCTCCATATAAACATcatcttaatttccttttcttgagGTGCTTTGGACACCTCTTACACCAGATAAATGGATGGCCTCCATCCTGGAGAGCGTCCACAGCATCCATTCATCCCGGGCCCTGTAGCGCATTGCGGTCCGATAGCTCCTCTCAGCTTGTTTCACACATCACAGGTTCCTGGGGATTTCGCTTCTTCTTTTCCAAACCCGTTTTCCCAGCTCTCATTTGATTTGCCTGCAGCCTTGCTGAGAGGAGACTTGTGCCTCTTGCCCTGCTCTTCCAGAAGACTTTTGCCACCGCTTCTTGGCACAGAATGTTGTCCTGCACTGAGCCCGTTACAAACACGGGCTGGTTTGCAGTCCTGGGAGtgctcagcctgctctgggaGGGAGAGGACAACAGTGACTCGGAAGCTGCACATCTTTCCTCCTTACGTTGCTGAGATCTCCTTGCCTGCTTGTGCCATGCTTTGCTGTTTCTGCCTGTCCAGTTCACtgggcttttcttttgctgatggGTTTCCGCTTGTTCCTTTTGGTGGTGACACTGGTGCTTTTGGTTGGCATTTTCACGCTTTGCTTGCTTTTAGTTCAGGTGGTTTTtactctccagctgcagctttttgctgctgtggaTCTGGGCAATCAGAGTCGGTAACCCCCAGGCCCCAGTTCATAGCCAAGGACTTGTTGTAAGTATTTGAATGTTTTCCAGGCTATCCCCTTCAGATACCAGTCGATGACGGATCGGATGAGCCTGTTTCTGAAACATCTGATGCTAAGAGCACCCCAACTACAGAAGGTGGGAGCTCTTTGACTTTCTGCTTTGAAACCATGATGGATGGGGTCGTGGTAAACCTTGCCACAGActccctgtgctgtgtcctggtgGGGTTTCTCAGGAGGAGAAAATGCTCTTCATTAGTCTTGTCACTGGTGGTGTTTGCCATGCTGCAGAATGAGATAATGAGCTTTAAAGGTGGAGAGTGGGCTGGAAAGCAAGAAAGGTGAAGTGTTCATTACACCTCAGGAAGTTGCTTGTGGTTTGTTTCCTGCAGACTTCTTACACGGGCACTGCAAGGTCCCGGCAGTGCAGCCAGGAGCAGTCCTGTGTTGTGTGACACAGGTCTGTGTCACTGTGCTCCCCGAGCCCTGAATGCCTTGTGGGTAGAAAGACACTAATTCCAGAATGGTCCAGAGACTTGTTCACTGTTGTAATTACCTTCACTTTTTGCGTTCCTCTGGCTGCTTTAATCCCGAGTATCTGCCTTTGGAGACTTGAGGTAGAGGCTTTAGCTTGCAAAATTGTTCTGAAAGGAAGGAATGGTGGGCAGAGATGCCAAGCAgtccagccctgtcctgctaGAGGCGTGGGCTGACTGATTGTCTGGAAGGTGCCTCAAGAAATCGGGACATAAAACCTGGTTGGTGCAGGAGGGGATGGTATCCTGCTTTCCAGTTGGATTGGGACTGTCAGGATGAGCAGACACCCCTCTGGTAGGTGGAGCCAGGTGTCTGTCTGTCCCAGAACATGATGCAGCCACAGTGGGGTGTTTTATGAAGGTGTCCTGTGGGAGttgctctgtcctgctccagagcagcctAGTCCCCATGCAGGGttgctgtgcctgtgcatcAGGCACCAGTGGCTGCTTTTAGCTGTGGATTTTTGGACAAAAAGGCAAAGCCCTCAGAAGCATAGGGAGCCCATTGTGGTGCATTGTGTGGCAGGGGGCAGCTCATGGTGTCTCTGTGGTTCTGGCTTTGCTGTGTCGTGCTCGGTTGTTCCCTCCACAAGCTCCATTGGCTCAAGGGAGGGAGCCGAGTGCTTCTCTGAACAGAAAGTTCTTCAGGCACATCGTGGCCTCCAGAAGGCTTTGCCTCTCAACAGCTGTGTGAAAGCTGTGTTGTTTTTCAGATGCCACAGCACCTTTAGTGGAGGAAGGAGACCACGAGGATCAGGGTGGTGCGGAACAGCACGGGGAGATCCCAGAAGGAACCACAGGTGAGGGAGACCAAGGTGCAGCTTCATCTCTTGATGcagacagagcagagagctggactGGTCGGTGCTGTGAGACAACACCACAAAACCTCTCACAGGGACGCTGCTTCCGATGCTGCTTCCTTCTTCTCCAAATAATTCCTCACTTAAATTGTCCTCTTGCCTTCCCCATCCTGGGGGAAACTCgcagccttttcttctctctttctctgctccaCATCTGACAATCCTTCTGTCTGGTGTCTCTGCGGTGGCTTTGGCTCCCACCCCCAGGCTCTACCTGCAGATCCGGGTCATtcctgcccctgtgccagcagcccctCGCCGCTGGTCTCCACAGGCCCTtgggctctgcccagccctcGCAGGTGTCTTTGCAGTGGCAGGTGAAAACCAGGCCACTGCAGCAGTGCTTTTAAGGATAATGCAGAGGAAGTGAAGTGACTAATTCAGCCTGAATGCCCTGTGGGGAATCACTGCACCTGGGCCTGGTTTTCCATGGAAGGATGGGGCCtttcagaggcagagcagggagtgactgtggcagtgctgtgtgtgagagagagcaGGATCTGGGAGGGCAGATCTGTGTGCGAAAAATGAGGACGTGTCCCCTGTGCCATAGCCAGTGGCTTTCCCTGGAAGCATCAGGCAGGACCTGAGAAAGATAGTGGGTGGAAAAGGGCTTCTGCCACTTCCAGACACTGAAACAAGCTCACAGCAGTGAAATTTCTGTCCTGCATCCAGTCCCCGAGCTGCTGGTGGAGCCCTGGGCTGAAACATGGAGGCTCTGGTGCAAGATCTGACTGTCCCAGGGAGCCAGTGTGTGTGTCCTgaactgcttggaaaaaaaatggggaaaacagagaaagtcCTGGTTTGACTGGAGAACTGTGACATACAAATGTAATTGTTTAAGCTGGTTTGAAAGTAGTCAtagaataaattgaaaaaatgcTGATGGAGACAAACCATCatcactgtgaagaaaaccGTGCTTCTCTGATGTACCAGTAGTCCTGAAGTTCAGGATTTCTCTAGATTTGTATCAGGCTTGGAATTACTGGTCTCACACAGCCTTGGCAGGGTTCACAGGTTGGTCACAGACACCAAGAAGGTGAGCTCAGGTAAGAGACATTCATGGGAGTGCTGCTGGCCACATGAAGGCCAGGTGGGGTAGAAGAGGGATTTAAATCCACAAGTTTCCTTGTTCCTTAACAGCCTGTTTTCTGCCTGGAAGAGCTTGTACTAACCTGCCATTTAGGATATGGAAGTTGGTGAAACACTTCTCTGGTCTGTACAGCACAGGCTGTACACAGATCCATCATCGGTGTGGGGAGATTTGCTTTCTGATACTGCCCTGCTCGTGGTACAGCAGAGATCCTGCCCATTCTGATGGGCAGCCTCGGCAGAGAGGTGAATTCATTCTCCAGGCACATGCTTAAACTTGTTTTGATcatgtttttccccttctttttctgacctgggagcagctgaagaGGCGGGGGTAGGAGCCACTCCCAACCTGGAGGATCATGCTGCAGGAGACGCCACTCAAGGTGGGTGAATCGTCTGTTGCTGGGACCAGTTGTTGCTGCCCACGTGTGCAACTGGTTGGTGGTGGCTTGGGAATTTTGTTCTGTGAGGAAatgctctgccctgcacagcagctgtgcagttCTCCCTGTTCCTGACAGAGGAGGGTCGTACACGCTTGGAATGTTCCAACACAATCATTTCAGGGAGTTGCAGCTTCTCATGCACCAGATTTCCATCTCAGATGGCCAAAGTCATGGTGCTTGTTTGTCCAGTTGCAAAACCAGGGCAttctccaggctggaagagctgatggacagagctgggatgtgccaTGACCTGAGGAACTGCTCAGATTGAGCAGAGGCAGTGTGGGCCCTGCGTGTCACACGTGAAACTAGTGCACTGTTTAATTACTGTGTCTTTCTAATGTAAAACATGACTCAAACCTAGTCACTGATACCCTGACTTTAACATTATGGGATTTTTCTCCTCATCCCAGTCTTGGGGAATGTGAGTGACAAAGCCAGGTACAGTGGGCAGTGAGTGTTCTCACAGCATTAATTACATGCCTGCTTAGGTGAGCTGAAAATTATCCAGGGACCATTTGGACCTGGAAAGCTTCTCTTGACTCTGCTCAGTTCAGACTTGATGGAAAATTGGTTTTCCCAAAGCCCCCAGTGCTGGCTTAATTCCATAGAGCAGACTGAGGGGTTGAGACTCGCCGTGATGTTTCTGTCCTGCCTGCACTGTACACCACAGCCCTAATTTAGTGCACTGTTTAAAATCTTAGTGAAAAGCCATGTTGTGAAGTAGTTTCCTGTGCAGTAAACACAACAAATCCCTCCAGTTGGGCAGTGTCTTTCCTCCTTGTGGCTCCATTAGTGCATTTAGACATCCATGTCTTTTACAGAAGTAAATAGATCTTTGCCTTCTCAGCTCAGGGTGGAATTCAGGTTGTTGTTGCTTTCCACACACAGATGAGCACAGTTCTGTgcactctgctccctgcagttAGAATAAAACCTTTACTTGCCTGGCCAGTGGTTTTTGCACTGTCAGCTCTTCTAGATATGAAATAGTGGCACCactataaaaaagaaatcagggtTGTTAGTGCTGGGGGTTGAagttctctcttctctctgcccTGGCTTTAGTGCTGTTTCTCACCAGATTTTTGCTAAGCCCTTTCTGTCCTGTCCTGGGATCTTTCAGCTGTCACGTATGAGGTCTTTGTTTGGTTGTTTCACTTAATTGTGATATTCTCTTAAAATGGGGAGGACACTGATGAAAGACCAAGTTGGTCTAGACTTCATCTATTCTCGTTTTAGTCTTGTTTGTTATTCTACCAAAGCCACAGTCGTGATCTCAGGGCTCTGGTTTAGGCTCTTTACCTGATCAGTGCTCAAAAAGTCAGGAAGGAGGACAGGGCTCTGGCCCTTGCCCAGGCCCTTGAGGCAAGAAGAGGTGGGCACTGAGCAGCAAACTGATGGTCCAGTGGTGTTagggaaaatgggaatgttCTTGGCTTTTGGAAACCTCTACAGCTAAACCAGCTCATGGAGTGCAGGGTGAACCTGGCCTCCTCCGAGCCGGGTCCAGGCAGGAATCTGGTCTCCCATGTGCTGTGGCTGTCGCTGTTCCTGATTCCTGTGGGGATCAGAGTTTCTTTGAGGGCAAAAGCCACCGTGGGAGTGAGTTGTCTGTTCAGTGGGGCGGGGTGGgacttgcttttctctctcgACTGCCGGTAGAAATCCTGAATCTCTCATGTTACGTGATGTTTGACATGCCTGTGCTAATCTCTTGCCCATGCTTCATACCCCACGTCTTCAACTCCAGGCGAGCCGAGCTCTCCAaagctccagcctggccctcAGGAGTGTGTGGGAGAGGCAGTAAAAGGTGCCAGCCAGCCCCCAGAGCAGGGAGCGGGGCTTCAGCAGCCGCCTCTGTCGCGTGAAACAAAGGCCccggcagcagctcccaccagaATCGAGGTCACCATCCCAATACCCCTGGATATGTACCAAGGCTCTGGAGCATCCGAAGGCAGCAGTGAGTTGTGGGATCAGGGAGGCAGAGAAGGCGTCGGTgtggagccagagctgggccGTGGCGTGCGCACGGAGGGtctggcaggagcaggtggCACAGGTGACCATAAAGATGGACCATCTCCTTTGTGTGCCAGAGCCCCGTTAAAAGAAGATTCCAGCGGACGGGAGAGAGATCAGGACCGGGATATTGATGAAACTTCTGAGCAAGGTTTGCCTTCCCTTGTGGATCATCGTGTTTCACTGGGACCTGAAAAGGGCTtgtgtccagcagcagccaaggagaCTCGTGAAGAACATGATGGAGAAAACAAGTCCAAAGATGTCCTCAGAGACACCCCAGGAGAGGCACTTCTGACTGAAGCTGAGTCACATAAAGCAGGAGAGGACCAAGAGGAGAAGCAACAGCCACTGGGGGGAGAAGGAGGTCTGGATGTGACCCCATCAGAGCCTTCTGAAAGTGTCTCCCAAAAAGAGGCTGAGCCCAAGGAGGGAGAAGATTCCGGGCCCGTGCTAGAAGCAGCCAAACTCCCTGCTGAGGTAGAAGATGATATGAAGGACAAAGATGCTCCTTCGGAAGAGGTTGTGCCAGATGCAGGGGGCCGCCGGACGCCCAGGAGGAAGCCCAGTGGCCTGGCTGCAGACAAGGCCACTCGTGTCCCTCTCCTCAAAGGtgtgtgctccagctgctgccctgggctcgCCTGGCTCCCGACAAGGCTGCCTgatccagcactgcagcttgcTGCCACCTCAACTCCTGCTGCTTGGAAATGGCCTGGACCTGTGCTGTGACTGATCTacaatgctgctgctccctccctgcccctccctcTTTATTTAATCCTGGATTGGATTGCCAGACCCTTGCGCTGCGGTTCCGCGTCCCTTGCATGGTGCTGGCGTGTCCCTAATCATgctttttttcacctgtttttgttttgatttccttgGATCTGTTGGGTGGGTGCCTTAACTCCCACCTGGCACCTTCCCAGAGAAGACGAGGACCGGATGGACGTGGCTCTGGCATGCTGGAGTGGGGCTAACCTGGCGTGTGCAGCTTGTTCCGGCAGGACACGTGCCATCTGGTTTGCATGTCTGATCCAATAACTCTTGGAATTGGCTTTCCtaaagaggagggaggaggaaaaaggcaaGGATGGCAGGTCTAACCATGGAAAAGCCCCCACATTGATCCTGTTTCTTGTACTTCCCCCTTAAATATCCGCTacccactgctgctggaggtacggcctgcagccagcaggacctTTTCCCACTGCCAGGCATGTCCATTGCTCTTCCAAAGCatcctgctgccatcccagctctggatggggtgtccctgggtgtgccagcacagtgctgggtttggaggttcagcaggagctgcctgtctGTCTGGAGGCATCTAAACagtgtgtggggctgggctgggctgggagggcaggcTTGGGTCAAGGTTTGAGTTCACTGAATACACGAGCATCCCTTacacctttcctttctgttttccaccTCTCCTGGGTTCAGGAATGTCCCAAGGGCCCAGCTCAGTGGCCGAAGGCAGGTGGTGCTGTGAGCTGTTAAcaagccagggcagcaggacacACGTTGGTGTCTCACCGTGTTGTAcctcagctcagctctccagGGTCTGTCCTGGGGGaagctctgccttttccccagGATCCACGTTCCAAAGGCTGGCTTGGCTGCTCCCGTTAGCCCGGGAATGCTGCTCTGGTTTGCGGCTCTTTGCTGCGTGGGGCTCATGAAGAAATTGTTCATGGAGCTTTTTCCACTGGAGCTAAAGCTCATAACATATTTCTCGTTGTTCCCTCCGGGATCAGCAGCGGGAGGCTTTGCACGTCTGCTGTGGGGCACTGGCATGGCTTGCACTGGAGCCTGGAGCCACGGCGGGGTGGGGATGCACTGCCCAGAGCCAGCCAGCTTCTGATTCAGTAGGAGAAGTTTAATTATTGAATGGTCTTTCCCTTCAAAGACAGAGATACTTGGTGGCTGTTTGGCTCCAGCCTTGCTCCAGTGTGCAGTTTAACTGAATTTGGGAGGGGTGGTGCCTCCggcagctctgggatgggtCAGTGCTGGATTAACAGCATTGTCTGTGCCTTTGGGAAAGGGCTGATCCCCCAGGACAAGTTTCCAAACACTGGGGACAATatcagcagcttctcctcccaATTAGCTGaagctggggggaaaagggcTTTGTTATGAGTGCCTTGTAGTTCCAACTTTATCTTCTCCCCATTTCTAATCTCCTAATTAGACTGACCCAGGTGGAAGGGGCACTGTGctgggaggcagggagcagcctgtCAGGAGAGATGGGAATTAACAACAGCCAGGATAAAAGTGCTCTGCAATGCCAGCTGAACACCCCCCTTAAATGAGATCACAGTGCTGCTGGACTGGGGCTTCCTTCAGCTTGAGTCCCTATTTATATGATTGTTAGAACAAGTGGGTGTTCCAGAGACTCGTGTTTAGGGTTAAAGGGAGCTTTCTGTCCTAAGCTGGATGGATCCTGCGGGAACTGGGTGGAAATCTGGGCGAAATGCTCTCACACAAACCTCGTTGGTGTGTCTGGTCTCCAGTGCTGACTAACACAGGATCATCTGCTAACACAGAAGGAATGTGTTTGTGGAGTGGGGGAAGGATTTCTGCAAGAAACGGTGACTTTGTCGTATTTCTAAGAACAGTATTGAGTTTAAgagagagcagggacagggaacaCCCCCAGCAGTGTGGTGTCCTCTCTGGAGTTTATGACCAGTCCCAAGAGGTGTAACTGTGTGTTTCCATCTGTCAGGTCGTGTTGACAAGGAAGGGACCGAAGCTGATGAAAAGAAACCCAAGGTAagctaaaaaacaaaaccaggggTGACACCTGTCCACATTCCTggcccctctcctgccctcctggCCTGCTCTTGTGCCTCTTAGGAAACCTTCCCATTATGttccatttttccatttgttttcaagagtgtttttattttttcttccctcccttggGTTTGGATGGTGCAATCCATGGGTTCTTTGAGGGTGAGGAAATGGTCCAAATCTAAATCAAACTCATGGCTCATGGGGTTGGGTGGGTGGTTGGAGAAATCATTTTCTCAGCCCaggactggaaagcagcagctgaccTTGGGGCAGGCTCAAAACTGCACTGAGGACAAGCGTAACTGTGAAAAGAGCAAAACATGccattaaaacattaaattaaataatctaGACCTTGCagatcatagaatatcctgggttggaagggatccacaggAATCATTAAATCCAGCTCCTGACTTGCACAGGACAACTCCCCAAAAAGATGCTGTGTTGTATTCTGGGTGAGGAACAGAGTTTAATAGTGGGTAAATTCCAGAAGTTTAACAATATCTGTCACACTGGTAGTTTGGAGGAGGTTTAGCTCAGCTGGCCGTTATCCTGGTTAGTGCCTGAGTGGGATAATGGACAAGCTGAGGGGAAATTCAGTGGGTGAAGATTTAAAGATGAGGGATagaattattttcaaacagTGAAATTGGTTATTTCTCTATGCATTGCCCCGGCAGTCCCAGCCATCACCTACGCCACACCCAGCTCTGTATTGCACCTTCTAATCCTATTTGATGTTGCTgatcccattttctttccttcccatgctgattttttttgtttttgttcccATTTTATTTCGTTTCCATGTCCAAGAAATCCTCACCCTGCCCTGCCAAACCCCCCGGCTCCATCCCCCCCCTCCGACACACAGCCCCTCCGAAACcaccctccagccctgcctctgcctccaAGCgagcctctcctgctgcagcccggCCTGCCGGTACAGGGACGCAGGAGACAAGAGCCAAGGTAAGGGAGCGGGGTGGGAGAGAGGCCAAGGGCACTACCTGGAGGTGTTCCTGGTCGATGGAGCTCGGCTGAGTCCTTCCCTGTCCCATGGAGAGGGTGGGATGtgcttccccctctccttcccgTGGTGAGGCCAGGCTTGGCTGCGATGTTGGTGTTGGGAGGaaccagcacagagagcacTTGCTGCAGGGTGTGACCTGCTCTCCCCAAGGTGTTCCCAGGTCCCCTCATGCCCTTCCTTGTTTGCAGCTCTGTCTGTGTTTCTGCAGACAGCAGATGAGTTtgagctgtgccagagctgcaggtgctgcacaGGGCAGAGAATGCAGCGCGCCCATGGCTAATCCTGCGGGGGGACAGAACCTCGGAGCTTTTTCCCTTTGTGGCATTCAGTCACATAAATACACCCGTGGCGAGGGAAAGCACAGGGAGTGCAGctcacagaaccatggaatcctggaatggtttgggtcagaaacgaccttaaatctcatccagtccctcccctgccttgggcagggacacctcccactgtcccaggctgctccaagccgtgtccagcctggccttggacacttccagggatggggcagccacagctgctctgggcaccctgtgccagtcaCAGATGCTGGGATTAATTTATCTTCTGTACAAAATTTTAGCAGAACAGGGGAAACCAAAGGCTGAAATTTAAAGAACAGAGGTGTGGCTGAAGCAGGTGTGAGTGTGCAGTGAATGGTGCAGCTGAAGCCAGGGGCTCACCTGGGAAAGgtcacagctgctccagcagcccaggCCTGGGGGATGGGACAGGAGGTGTGAACGGGCACATTCCAGGTGTGGGGAATCCCaggggaggaggtgggagggtCTCACGCGCTGGTATGCTGTGTCCCCAGGCGAAGACGGGCACGGCACGCACGGGGCAGGCGCAGAGGAACTCCACCAACGCCACCCGCATCCCGGCCAAGACCCCCACGGCCCCCAAGACCCCTCCCAGCTCCGGTAGGTGACGGTGGGAGCTGCGTGCTGGTGTCtgggtggtgctgctgggcagtTCCAGGGGGTTGATGACCAAACTCAGccctctcctggggctggggtgcAGAGCCAGGGGTGACCCCTCTGAATCGAGCCTTCCCAGGTGCTGCTCAATCCCCTCTGTTCATACAGTCACCAGTGTGTAGGAGACGACAGTTGCTTTATCCTGTGGGATTTCCTCAAATTTGGACGATTTAGGCAGCTCCGTTTTTTTAATCCATCTACTCGTTTTCTCTCTGACAATATTTCACAAAGAGCAGGGGCAAGAGGATCAATTCTTCGATTACAGGAATGGAGATTAGCCCATTATGCTCAGAGAAGAAAACCCCAGAAAGCATCAGGCATTGTGAATTTCCATTAAAGTGGTGCATTTCACTggatatatacatatatttcaTACTTAACCAGCACTGCATAAAACCTTAAATCAATTAATTTTCCAGCTTTATCATGTTTAAGTATCTTTCTCATTCACTAAACAggcagaaaggagcagaaaaaaacacctcctgcagcagcaaagacTGAGAAAGGTGATGTTTAAGggtcttcttttcttctttcatttccttttcaaactgGGGACAGTGCTAAGCTGCTCAGCGATCAGCTTTagttaattacagaaaataattttgtggaaGTGCTTCCAAATTTCTAATAGAAAAGTGGTTCTGAGTGTCTTTTGTCTGTAATTCATCATGCCATGCTTGGGTGGGGAGTCTTACTGATGATCCAGGCAATGGAGACCATCTTCCTTCTGGGATATTAGGAAATTGCctttaaattacagttttccCTTCAAAATGGAGTAGAAGAAAGTGCAGCCACCACCCTCCCCCTGCACTGGGAGTAGTGGGTGGGCTCTGGGACgaggcagagcagcccccacgggcagcagggagcagggaagggttCTGACCCGTGCTGTCCTGTCTGCAAACCCCAGGTGAGCAGCCAAAGTCTGGAGACAGAAGCGGTTACACCAGTCCCGGCTCCCCCGGGACTCCAGGCAGCCGTTCCCGCACCCCCTCTCTGCCCACCCCACCAGCCAGGGAGCCCAAGAAGGTGGCAGTGGTTCGCACCCCACCGAAATCTCCCGCCTCTGCCAAGACCCGCGTCCAGCCGTCGGCCGCGCCCATGCCCGACCTGAAAAACGTCA is a window from the Corvus cornix cornix isolate S_Up_H32 chromosome 23, ASM73873v5, whole genome shotgun sequence genome containing:
- the LOC104698638 gene encoding microtubule-associated protein tau isoform X6, with product MEDHAPGQEKHFSSGYPLQIPVDDGSDEPVSETSDAKSTPTTEDATAPLVEEGDHEDQGGAEQHGEIPEGTTAEEAGVGATPNLEDHAAGDATQGEPSSPKLQPGPQECVGEAVKGASQPPEQGAGLQQPPLSRETKAPAAAPTRIEVTIPIPLDMYQGSGASEGSSELWDQGGREGVGVEPELGRGVRTEGLAGAGGTGDHKDGPSPLCARAPLKEDSSGRERDQDRDIDETSEQGLPSLVDHRVSLGPEKGLCPAAAKETREEHDGENKSKDVLRDTPGEALLTEAESHKAGEDQEEKQQPLGGEGGLDVTPSEPSESVSQKEAEPKEGEDSGPVLEAAKLPAEVEDDMKDKDAPSEEVVPDAGGRRTPRRKPSGLAADKATRVPLLKGRVDKEGTEADEKKPKKSSPCPAKPPGSIPPLRHTAPPKPPSSPASASKRASPAAARPAGTGTQETRAKAKTGTARTGQAQRNSTNATRIPAKTPTAPKTPPSSGRKEQKKTPPAAAKTEKAREPKKVAVVRTPPKSPASAKTRVQPSAAPMPDLKNVKSKIGSTDNLKHQPGGGKVQIINKKLDFSSVQSKCGSKDNIKHIPGGGSVQIINKKLDFSSVQSRCGSKDNIKHIPGGGSVQIVYKPVDLSHVTSKCGSLGNIHHKPGGGQVEVKSEKLDFKDKVQSKIGSLDNISHVPGGGNKKIETHKLTFRENAKAKTDHGAEIVYKSPTISGDASPRRLSNVSSTGSINLVDSPQLATLADEVSASLAKQGL
- the LOC104698638 gene encoding microtubule-associated protein tau isoform X13, with translation MEDHAPGQEKHFSSGYPLQIPVDDGSDEPVSETSDAKSTPTTEDATAPLVEEGDHEDQGGAEQHGEIPEGTTAEEAGVGATPNLEDHAAGDATQGEPSSPKLQPGPQECVGEAVKGASQPPEQGAGLQQPPLSRETKAPAAAPTRIEVTIPIPLDMYQGSGASEGSSELWDQGGREGVGVEPELGRGVRTEGLAGAGGTGDHKDGPSPLCARAPLKEDSSGRERDQDRDIDETSEQGLPSLVDHRVSLGPEKGLCPAAAKETREEHDGENKSKDVLRDTPGEALLTEAESHKAGEDQEEKQQPLGGEGGLDVTPSEPSESVSQKEAEPKEGEDSGPVLEAAKLPAEVEDDMKDKDAPSEEVVPDAGGRRTPRRKPSGLAADKATRVPLLKGRVDKEGTEADEKKPKKSSPCPAKPPGSIPPLRHTAPPKPPSSPASASKRASPAAARPAGTGTQETRAKAKTGTARTGQAQRNSTNATRIPAKTPTAPKTPPSSGRKEQKKTPPAAAKTEKAREPKKVAVVRTPPKSPASAKTRVQPSAAPMPDLKNVKSKIGSTDNLKHQPGGGKVQIVYKPVDLSHVTSKCGSLGNIHHKPGGGQVEVKSEKLDFKDKVQSKIGSLDNISHVPGGGNKKIETHKLTFRENAKAKTDHGAEIVYKSPTISGDASPRRLSNVSSTGSINLVDSPQLATLADEVSASLAKQGL
- the LOC104698638 gene encoding microtubule-associated protein tau isoform X11 translates to MEDHAPGQEKHFSSGYPLQIPVDDGSDEPVSETSDAKSTPTTEDATAPLVEEGDHEDQGGAEQHGEIPEGTTAEEAGVGATPNLEDHAAGDATQGEPSSPKLQPGPQECVGEAVKGASQPPEQGAGLQQPPLSRETKAPAAAPTRIEVTIPIPLDMYQGSGASEGSSELWDQGGREGVGVEPELGRGVRTEGLAGAGGTGDHKDGPSPLCARAPLKEDSSGRERDQDRDIDETSEQGLPSLVDHRVSLGPEKGLCPAAAKETREEHDGENKSKDVLRDTPGEALLTEAESHKAGEDQEEKQQPLGGEGGLDVTPSEPSESVSQKEAEPKEGEDSGPVLEAAKLPAEVEDDMKDKDAPSEEVVPDAGGRRTPRRKPSGLAADKATRVPLLKGRVDKEGTEADEKKPKKSSPCPAKPPGSIPPLRHTAPPKPPSSPASASKRASPAAARPAGTGTQETRAKAKTGTARTGQAQRNSTNATRIPAKTPTAPKTPPSSGRKEQKKTPPAAAKTEKAREPKKVAVVRTPPKSPASAKTRVQPSAAPMPDLKNVKSKIGSTDNLKHQPGGGKVQIINKKLDFSSVQSKCGSKDNIKHIPGGGSVQIVYKPVDLSHVTSKCGSLGNIHHKPGGGQVEVKSEKLDFKDKVQSKIGSLDNISHVPGGGNKKIETHKLTFRENAKAKTDHGAEIVYKSPTISGDASPRRLSNVSSTGSINLVDSPQLATLADEVSASLAKQGL
- the LOC104698638 gene encoding microtubule-associated protein tau isoform X24, with translation MEDHAPGQEKHFSSGYPLQIPVDDGSDEPVSETSDAKSTPTTEDATAPLVEEGDHEDQGGAEQHGEIPEGTTAEEAGVGATPNLEDHAAGDATQGRVDKEGTEADEKKPKKSSPCPAKPPGSIPPLRHTAPPKPPSSPASASKRASPAAARPAGTGTQETRAKAKTGTARTGQAQRNSTNATRIPAKTPTAPKTPPSSGRKEQKKTPPAAAKTEKAREPKKVAVVRTPPKSPASAKTRVQPSAAPMPDLKNVKSKIGSTDNLKHQPGGGKVQIINKKLDFSSVQSKCGSKDNIKHIPGGGSVQIVYKPVDLSHVTSKCGSLGNIHHKPGGGQVEVKSEKLDFKDKVQSKIGSLDNISHVPGGGNKKIETHKLTFRENAKAKTDHGAEIVYKSPTISGDASPRRLSNVSSTGSINLVDSPQLATLADEVSASLAKQGL